DNA from Brevinema andersonii:
ACATTAGCAGAACTTGCAGAAAAAATAAAAATTAATCCAGACAATTTTGTTACTACGATGGGAAATTACCGTAAAGCTATTGCAGGAGAGAGTGCTGATCTTATGGGTCGAGCACCATTTGAACGAAATTTTGCAGAAACAGGACCTTATTATGCTATCCCTGTTCGCTCAGCATACCATATGACTCGGGGAGGAGTAACAGCCAACGAAAAAGCACAAGTCTTATATGCAAACGGGAATGTAGTTCCAGGCTTATATGCTGCAGGTGAAGTGACTGATTTTATTGTAGGAGCATATATGGGAGCTTATGTCTTTGGACGCATTGCTGGAGAGCAAGCGGCTCTGTACGTTAAAAATAATTAAATTCATAACGCCAATATATATTGGCGTTTTTATTTGACAATTTTATGCATAATATGATATAATAATGATAAGAAAATTAAGGAGATATCATGCCCTTACCACTAGATGAAATTTTATCAATTAAAGGCAATAAATATGAAGCAACTGTTGCAACTATCAAATACGCTCAAGCACTCTCGAGAGAATATAATGATGTAACAGAAATCCCTATTGGAAAAAATCGTACAGAAAAAGTAACATTACTTGCATTAAGAGAAGTATTAAGCGGAAATATAGAATATAGTTTTGATGACACAAAAAACACAAAATAATAATGCTATTAATGTATTAGCAATTGTTGGGCCAACAGCTGCAGGTAAAAGTGCCCTTGCTATGGAATATGCTTCGTTAGTTAATGGAGAAATTGTTTCTTGTGATTCCGTACAAGTTTATAAATTTTTAGATATTGGTTCAGCAAAACCCAGTATATCTGATCGTCAGAACATTCCACATTATCTTATTGATATACTAAAACCAAATGAGCCCTGTAATGTTGGTTTTTGGAGAGACAAAGCTATTGAATCTGTAACAACTATTAATAATAAAGGAAAAGTTCCTATTATTGTTGGAGGAACAGGTCTTTATTTCAAAGCTCTATATTATGGATTGTTTCAAGAGAATGCTAAAAATGAAGTATATAGAAACTATCTTGAAGAAAAAAGTAAAGCATTAGGATATGATTATCTTTATAAACAATTACAATTAAAAGACCCATTATATGCTCAAAAAATTCATAAAAATGATAAAAAACGTATTATTCGTGCCTTAGAAGCTATTTATGTAACAGAACGCCCATTTTCTGCATTACATAATCAAAATGTTAGACCTTTATGGAATTGGCATTGGATTTACATTAATGATTCTAGAGAAAATATTTATTTCAATATTGAGCAAAGAGTCAATTTAATGATAAAGCAGGGATTGATTGATGAAACAAAAGTATTATTTGACATTTTTGGTCCTTGTTGTGCACTAGACGCTATTGGCTATCGTCATGTAGTATTATTTTTGTTAAACAAACTATCTAAAGATACTATGGTTCAAACTTTAATTAAAGACACTCGTAATTTTGCAAAACGTCAAATTTCTTTATTTAATAATCTACTTAAAGGAAAAAAAATATTAACAGAATCAGAGATTATTCAGCAATTCAAGTAGGAGTAATATGTCTTCTTTTACATCTATGAAAACAGAATTAGAAAAAATTATTGTTCAAATACAACAACAAGATTTACCTTTTGAAGAAATTCAAAAACTATATACTAAAGGGATAAAATTAATTGGTTCATTAGAGGCCGAATTAGAAAAAATAACAGTTATTAATTATATATCAAAAGATAAAAAATAAATTCTATAAAATTTTATAAGCTGTAGTATATTACTGCACTTACAAAAACCAAGCCAAATTATAAAACAACATTTTTCCAGTCAAGAGCTGAAAGAAACATTTGAATAAAAAACGGTGTAAATGACGGATCAACCATATACCCTAACATAATAATTCCTAAAGT
Protein-coding regions in this window:
- a CDS encoding DNA-directed RNA polymerase subunit omega codes for the protein MPLPLDEILSIKGNKYEATVATIKYAQALSREYNDVTEIPIGKNRTEKVTLLALREVLSGNIEYSFDDTKNTK
- the miaA gene encoding tRNA (adenosine(37)-N6)-dimethylallyltransferase MiaA, with the translated sequence MTQKTQNNNAINVLAIVGPTAAGKSALAMEYASLVNGEIVSCDSVQVYKFLDIGSAKPSISDRQNIPHYLIDILKPNEPCNVGFWRDKAIESVTTINNKGKVPIIVGGTGLYFKALYYGLFQENAKNEVYRNYLEEKSKALGYDYLYKQLQLKDPLYAQKIHKNDKKRIIRALEAIYVTERPFSALHNQNVRPLWNWHWIYINDSRENIYFNIEQRVNLMIKQGLIDETKVLFDIFGPCCALDAIGYRHVVLFLLNKLSKDTMVQTLIKDTRNFAKRQISLFNNLLKGKKILTESEIIQQFK
- the xseB gene encoding exodeoxyribonuclease VII small subunit — translated: MSSFTSMKTELEKIIVQIQQQDLPFEEIQKLYTKGIKLIGSLEAELEKITVINYISKDKK